Proteins encoded in a region of the Leopardus geoffroyi isolate Oge1 chromosome E2, O.geoffroyi_Oge1_pat1.0, whole genome shotgun sequence genome:
- the VPS9D1 gene encoding VPS9 domain-containing protein 1 isoform X2 has protein sequence MAAAAGDGAVKPLQCAMKLANGAIELDTGNRPREAYTEYLRSIHYISQVLLEEVETTKGGETVAPDTSKMLKLAEQCLERAQSTAAKLGKTYLKPAMPTAAPVPSPASRHRRVYSDEGGKLSPFLPPEIFQKLQVVESQSSKKELTPLQEASLQNQKLKAAYEARMARLDPSQALQKTSLTLSLQRQVMENLVIAKAREETLRRKREERRLRLQEAADRRFCSQVALTPEEREQRALYAAILEYEQDHDWPKHWRAQLKKSPGDLSLVTSLVSHLLSVPDHPISQLLKKLQCAVYRALYPVVSRGAPGCCSLSPDADGLRAPGSRRLRPSQSLYCVPSPAEPGPAPRPPDGPHGSPPTPPPPAGPPEGGADGGPAGPASPPAHTPPGVQSRHSSFEDLEHFLATSEGWGRGRGRPPEPQASGVKTEPLSEQLKSTVKDIHNAIDRLLSLTLLAFEGLNAAASKDRCLACIEEPFFSPLWPLLLALYRSVHRLREAALSRSMELYRNAPPTAIGVPTKLLPRGLEATGAGAFPYCAAAQELGLLVLESCPQKKLECIVRVLRVICACAEGYCRAQEAASEARPQLGAAAIDCRPWAPWARVLCVLQGLPWHLFSSLRCLFRRIAAPGSDPSGADDLLPILSFVVLRSGLPQLVSECAALEEFIHEGYLIGEEGYCLTSLQSALSYVELLPRGALGK, from the exons ATGGCCGCTGCGGCCGGGGACGGCGCGGTGAAGCCGCTGCAGTGTGCCATGAAGCTGGCCAACGGGGCCATCGAGCTGGATACCGGCAACCGGCCCCGG GAGGCATATACGGAATACCTGAGGAGCATCCACTATATCTCCCAGGTGCTGTTGGAAGAAGTGGAGACAACCAAAG GTGGGGAAACTGTGGCCCCGGACACCTCAAAGATGCTGAAGCTGGCCGAGCAGTGTCTGGAGAGGGCCCAGTCAACAGCTGCCAAGCTCG GGAAAACATACCTGAAGCCAGCCATGCCCACGGCTGCTCCTGTCCCCTCACCGGCCAGCCGACATCGCCGGGTGTACTCAGATGAAGGGGGGaaactctctccctttctgccgcCCGAGATCTTCCAGAAGCTTCAAGTGGTAGAGTCACAAAGTTCTAAGAA GGAGCTGACGCCCCTGCAGGAAGCCTCTCTGCAGAACCAGAAGCTGAAGGCCGCCTACGAGGCCCGGATGGCCCGTCTGGACCCCAGCCAGGCCCTGCAGAAGACCTCCCTG ACCCTGTCCCTGCAGCGGCAGGTGATGGAGAACCTTGTGATCGCCAAAGCCCGGGAGGAGACC CTgcggaggaagagggaggagcgCCGGCTGCGGCTCCAGGAGGCGGCCGACAG GAGGTTCTGCAGTCAGGTGGCCCTGACCCCGGAGGAGCGGGAGCAGCGGGCCCTCTATGCCGCCATCCTCGAGTACGAGCAAGACCAC GACTGGCCGAAGCACTGGAGAGCCCAGCTCAAGAAGAGCCCGGGGGACCTGTCGCTGGTGACCAGCCTGGTCTCCCACCTGCTCAG CGTTCCCGACCACCCCATCTCGCAGCTCCTGAAGAAGCTCCAGTGTGCCGTGTACCGGGCGCTGTACCCCGTCGTGAGCAGGGGCGCCCCCGGCTGCTGCTCCTTGTCCCCAGACGCCGACGGGCTGCGGGCTCCTGGCAGCCGGCGGCTCCGGCCCTCGCAGAGCCTCTACTGCGTGCCCTCCCCCGCCGAGCCGGGCCCCGCCCCTCGGCCCCCGGACGGCCCCCACGGCAGCCCCCCCacgcccccgccgcccgccggccCCCCCGAGGGAGGGGCGGACGGCGGCCCCGCCGGGCCTGCCTCCCCCCCGGCACACACCCCGCCGGGCGTGCAGAGCAGACACAGCTCCTTCGAAGACCTCGAACACTTCTTGGCCACTTCTgaggggtggggccgggggcgCGGGAGGCCGCCTGAGCCCCAGGCCTCGGGGGTGAAGACGGAGCCGTTGTCGGAGCAGCTGAAGAGTACCGTCAAGGACATACACAACGCCATCG ACAGGCTGCTTTCGCTGACTCTCCTGGCTTTCGAAGGCCTGAATGCGGCCGCCTCCAAGGACCGATGCCTGGCCTGCATCGAGGAGCCTTTCTTCTCCCCACTGTGGCCCTTGCTGCTGGCACTCTACAG gagcgtgcaccgcctccgGGAGGCCGCCCTGAGCAGGAGCATGGAGCTCTACAGGAACGCGCCCCCGACGGCCATAGGCGTTCCCACGAAGCTCCTGCCCCGGGGCCTGGAGGCCACAGGAGCCGGTGCCTTCCCCTACTGTGCTGCAGCCCAGGAGCTGGGGTTGCTGGTTCTGGAGAGCTGCCCCCAGAAGAAGCTGGAGTGCATCG TGCGGGTCCTGCGGGTTATCTGTGCCTGTGCCGAGGGTTACTGCCGGGCCCAGGAGGCCGCGTCTGAGGCCAGACCCCAGCTTGGTGCCGCAGCCAT AGACTGCCGCCCGTGGGCCCCTTGGGCCCGGGTGTTGTGTGTCCTGCAGGGCCTCCCTTGGCACCTTTTCAGCTCCCTTAGATGCCTCTTCCGGAGGATCGCCGCGCCTGGCTCCGATCCCAG CGGTGCCGACGACCTGCTGCCCATCTTGTCCTTCGTGGTGCTGAGGAGCGGTCTCccccagctggtgtcagaatGCGCAGCCCTGGAGGAGTTCATCCATGAGGG GTACCTGATCGGAGAGGAGGGTTACTGCCTGACGTCACTACAGAGCGCCCTGAGCTACGTGGAGCTGCTGCCCCGGGGCGCCCTGGGCAAGTAG
- the VPS9D1 gene encoding VPS9 domain-containing protein 1 isoform X8 — MAAAAGDGAVKPLQCAMKLANGAIELDTGNRPREAYTEYLRSIHYISQVLLEEVETTKEGGETVAPDTSKMLKLAEQCLERAQSTAAKLGKTYLKPAMPTAAPVPSPASRHRRVYSDEGGKLSPFLPPEIFQKLQVVESQSSKKELTPLQEASLQNQKLKAAYEARMARLDPSQALQKTSLTLSLQRQVMENLVIAKAREETLRRKREERRLRLQEAADRRFCSQVALTPEEREQRALYAAILEYEQDHDWPKHWRAQLKKSPGDLSLVTSLVSHLLSVPDHPISQLLKKLQCAVYRALYPVVSRGAPGCCSLSPDADGLRAPGSRRLRPSQSLYCVPSPAEPGPAPRPPDGPHGSPPTPPPPAGPPEGGADGGPAGPASPPAHTPPGVQSRHSSFEDLEHFLATSEGWGRGRGRPPEPQASGVKTEPLSEQLKSTVKDIHNAIDRLLSLTLLAFEGLNAAASKDRCLACIEEPFFSPLWPLLLALYRSVHRLREAALSRSMELYRNAPPTAIGVPTKLLPRGLEATGAGAFPYCAAAQELGLLVLESCPQKKLECIAVPTTCCPSCPSWC; from the exons ATGGCCGCTGCGGCCGGGGACGGCGCGGTGAAGCCGCTGCAGTGTGCCATGAAGCTGGCCAACGGGGCCATCGAGCTGGATACCGGCAACCGGCCCCGG GAGGCATATACGGAATACCTGAGGAGCATCCACTATATCTCCCAGGTGCTGTTGGAAGAAGTGGAGACAACCAAAG AAGGTGGGGAAACTGTGGCCCCGGACACCTCAAAGATGCTGAAGCTGGCCGAGCAGTGTCTGGAGAGGGCCCAGTCAACAGCTGCCAAGCTCG GGAAAACATACCTGAAGCCAGCCATGCCCACGGCTGCTCCTGTCCCCTCACCGGCCAGCCGACATCGCCGGGTGTACTCAGATGAAGGGGGGaaactctctccctttctgccgcCCGAGATCTTCCAGAAGCTTCAAGTGGTAGAGTCACAAAGTTCTAAGAA GGAGCTGACGCCCCTGCAGGAAGCCTCTCTGCAGAACCAGAAGCTGAAGGCCGCCTACGAGGCCCGGATGGCCCGTCTGGACCCCAGCCAGGCCCTGCAGAAGACCTCCCTG ACCCTGTCCCTGCAGCGGCAGGTGATGGAGAACCTTGTGATCGCCAAAGCCCGGGAGGAGACC CTgcggaggaagagggaggagcgCCGGCTGCGGCTCCAGGAGGCGGCCGACAG GAGGTTCTGCAGTCAGGTGGCCCTGACCCCGGAGGAGCGGGAGCAGCGGGCCCTCTATGCCGCCATCCTCGAGTACGAGCAAGACCAC GACTGGCCGAAGCACTGGAGAGCCCAGCTCAAGAAGAGCCCGGGGGACCTGTCGCTGGTGACCAGCCTGGTCTCCCACCTGCTCAG CGTTCCCGACCACCCCATCTCGCAGCTCCTGAAGAAGCTCCAGTGTGCCGTGTACCGGGCGCTGTACCCCGTCGTGAGCAGGGGCGCCCCCGGCTGCTGCTCCTTGTCCCCAGACGCCGACGGGCTGCGGGCTCCTGGCAGCCGGCGGCTCCGGCCCTCGCAGAGCCTCTACTGCGTGCCCTCCCCCGCCGAGCCGGGCCCCGCCCCTCGGCCCCCGGACGGCCCCCACGGCAGCCCCCCCacgcccccgccgcccgccggccCCCCCGAGGGAGGGGCGGACGGCGGCCCCGCCGGGCCTGCCTCCCCCCCGGCACACACCCCGCCGGGCGTGCAGAGCAGACACAGCTCCTTCGAAGACCTCGAACACTTCTTGGCCACTTCTgaggggtggggccgggggcgCGGGAGGCCGCCTGAGCCCCAGGCCTCGGGGGTGAAGACGGAGCCGTTGTCGGAGCAGCTGAAGAGTACCGTCAAGGACATACACAACGCCATCG ACAGGCTGCTTTCGCTGACTCTCCTGGCTTTCGAAGGCCTGAATGCGGCCGCCTCCAAGGACCGATGCCTGGCCTGCATCGAGGAGCCTTTCTTCTCCCCACTGTGGCCCTTGCTGCTGGCACTCTACAG gagcgtgcaccgcctccgGGAGGCCGCCCTGAGCAGGAGCATGGAGCTCTACAGGAACGCGCCCCCGACGGCCATAGGCGTTCCCACGAAGCTCCTGCCCCGGGGCCTGGAGGCCACAGGAGCCGGTGCCTTCCCCTACTGTGCTGCAGCCCAGGAGCTGGGGTTGCTGGTTCTGGAGAGCTGCCCCCAGAAGAAGCTGGAGTGCATCG CGGTGCCGACGACCTGCTGCCCATCTTGTCCTTCGTGGTGCTGA
- the VPS9D1 gene encoding VPS9 domain-containing protein 1 isoform X7 encodes MAAAAGDGAVKPLQCAMKLANGAIELDTGNRPREAYTEYLRSIHYISQVLLEEVETTKEGGETVAPDTSKMLKLAEQCLERAQSTAAKLGKTYLKPAMPTAAPVPSPASRHRRVYSDEGGKLSPFLPPEIFQKLQVVESQSSKKELTPLQEASLQNQKLKAAYEARMARLDPSQALQKTSLTLSLQRQVMENLVIAKAREETLRRKREERRLRLQEAADRRFCSQVALTPEEREQRALYAAILEYEQDHDWPKHWRAQLKKSPGDLSLVTSLVSHLLSVPDHPISQLLKKLQCAVYRALYPVVSRGAPGCCSLSPDADGLRAPGSRRLRPSQSLYCVPSPAEPGPAPRPPDGPHGSPPTPPPPAGPPEGGADGGPAGPASPPAHTPPGVQSRHSSFEDLEHFLATSEGWGRGRGRPPEPQASGVKTEPLSEQLKSTVKDIHNAIDRLLSLTLLAFEGLNAAASKDRCLACIEEPFFSPLWPLLLALYRSVHRLREAALSRSMELYRNAPPTAIGVPTKLLPRGLEATGAGAFPYCAAAQELGLLVLESCPQKKLECIVRVLRVICACAEGYCRAQEAASEARPQLGAAAMRAGGVQGEQPASPGPVQRPSWGLQAYGD; translated from the exons ATGGCCGCTGCGGCCGGGGACGGCGCGGTGAAGCCGCTGCAGTGTGCCATGAAGCTGGCCAACGGGGCCATCGAGCTGGATACCGGCAACCGGCCCCGG GAGGCATATACGGAATACCTGAGGAGCATCCACTATATCTCCCAGGTGCTGTTGGAAGAAGTGGAGACAACCAAAG AAGGTGGGGAAACTGTGGCCCCGGACACCTCAAAGATGCTGAAGCTGGCCGAGCAGTGTCTGGAGAGGGCCCAGTCAACAGCTGCCAAGCTCG GGAAAACATACCTGAAGCCAGCCATGCCCACGGCTGCTCCTGTCCCCTCACCGGCCAGCCGACATCGCCGGGTGTACTCAGATGAAGGGGGGaaactctctccctttctgccgcCCGAGATCTTCCAGAAGCTTCAAGTGGTAGAGTCACAAAGTTCTAAGAA GGAGCTGACGCCCCTGCAGGAAGCCTCTCTGCAGAACCAGAAGCTGAAGGCCGCCTACGAGGCCCGGATGGCCCGTCTGGACCCCAGCCAGGCCCTGCAGAAGACCTCCCTG ACCCTGTCCCTGCAGCGGCAGGTGATGGAGAACCTTGTGATCGCCAAAGCCCGGGAGGAGACC CTgcggaggaagagggaggagcgCCGGCTGCGGCTCCAGGAGGCGGCCGACAG GAGGTTCTGCAGTCAGGTGGCCCTGACCCCGGAGGAGCGGGAGCAGCGGGCCCTCTATGCCGCCATCCTCGAGTACGAGCAAGACCAC GACTGGCCGAAGCACTGGAGAGCCCAGCTCAAGAAGAGCCCGGGGGACCTGTCGCTGGTGACCAGCCTGGTCTCCCACCTGCTCAG CGTTCCCGACCACCCCATCTCGCAGCTCCTGAAGAAGCTCCAGTGTGCCGTGTACCGGGCGCTGTACCCCGTCGTGAGCAGGGGCGCCCCCGGCTGCTGCTCCTTGTCCCCAGACGCCGACGGGCTGCGGGCTCCTGGCAGCCGGCGGCTCCGGCCCTCGCAGAGCCTCTACTGCGTGCCCTCCCCCGCCGAGCCGGGCCCCGCCCCTCGGCCCCCGGACGGCCCCCACGGCAGCCCCCCCacgcccccgccgcccgccggccCCCCCGAGGGAGGGGCGGACGGCGGCCCCGCCGGGCCTGCCTCCCCCCCGGCACACACCCCGCCGGGCGTGCAGAGCAGACACAGCTCCTTCGAAGACCTCGAACACTTCTTGGCCACTTCTgaggggtggggccgggggcgCGGGAGGCCGCCTGAGCCCCAGGCCTCGGGGGTGAAGACGGAGCCGTTGTCGGAGCAGCTGAAGAGTACCGTCAAGGACATACACAACGCCATCG ACAGGCTGCTTTCGCTGACTCTCCTGGCTTTCGAAGGCCTGAATGCGGCCGCCTCCAAGGACCGATGCCTGGCCTGCATCGAGGAGCCTTTCTTCTCCCCACTGTGGCCCTTGCTGCTGGCACTCTACAG gagcgtgcaccgcctccgGGAGGCCGCCCTGAGCAGGAGCATGGAGCTCTACAGGAACGCGCCCCCGACGGCCATAGGCGTTCCCACGAAGCTCCTGCCCCGGGGCCTGGAGGCCACAGGAGCCGGTGCCTTCCCCTACTGTGCTGCAGCCCAGGAGCTGGGGTTGCTGGTTCTGGAGAGCTGCCCCCAGAAGAAGCTGGAGTGCATCG TGCGGGTCCTGCGGGTTATCTGTGCCTGTGCCGAGGGTTACTGCCGGGCCCAGGAGGCCGCGTCTGAGGCCAGACCCCAGCTTGGTGCCGCAGCCAT GCGGGCaggaggggtgcagggagagcAGCCGGCAAGCCCAGGACCAGTCCAGAGGCCGAGCTGGGGGCTGCAGGCTTATGGGGACTGA